From a single Solanum dulcamara chromosome 4, daSolDulc1.2, whole genome shotgun sequence genomic region:
- the LOC129884238 gene encoding uncharacterized protein LOC129884238: MLFICGRGKDDHLTGASTAPKLDDPNFKAWKAENSMVMAWLISSMTIEIGEIFLLYTTAKEIWDAARDMYFSNDNTLELFAIESTLHDLRHGQLSVTAYYNLLTRYWQQLDLYEVHTWKCSEDRAKVQRMVETKRVFKFLMGLNKDLDEVRGRILGIKPLPPIRVVFSEVRREESRKKVMMGISPSNPQGDRSALAARGPSYHSTNSRQRGNHSAFNENRPKSGRPWCDHCSKPGHTRDTCWKLVDWKPK, translated from the coding sequence ATGCTGTTCATATGTGGGCGTGGAAAAGATGATCACCTCACAGGGGCTTCTACTGCTCCCAAGCTTGATGATCCCAACTTCAAAGCTTGGAAGGCCGAAAACAGCATGGTGATGGCATGGCTGATCAGTTCCATGACCATAGAAATTGGAGAAATTTTTCTTCTCTACACAACTGCAAAAGAAATTTGGGATGCTGCCCGAGATATGTACTTTAGCAACGACAACACTTTAGAATTATTCGCCATCGAGAGTACTCTCCACGATCTACGTCACGGGCAGTTGTCTGTCACTGCCTACTACAATCTGCTGACTCGATATTGGCAGCAGTTGGATCTCTACGAAGTTCATACGTGGAAGTGTTCTGAAGACCGGGCTAAAGTTCAGAGAATGGTAGAAACAAAAAGAGTATTCAAGTTTCTTATGGGTCTCAACAAGGATCTAGATGAAGTCAGGGGTAGAATACTAGGAATCAAACCACTGCCACCAATCAGGGTAGTTTTCTCTGAGGTCCGAAGGGAAGAAAGCCGAAAGAAAGTTATGATGGGGATATCACCTTCAAACCCACAAGGTGACAGATCAGCACTTGCTGCTCGGGGACCTTCTTATCACAGCACAAACTCACGGCAAAGAGGAAATCACTCAGCATTTAATGAAAACAGGCCCAAGAGTGGACGACCTTGGTGTGACCACTGCAGCAAGCCTGGCCATACCCGAGATACTTGTTGGAAGCTAGTCGATTGGAAACCAAAATAG